A single window of Methanothermobacter marburgensis str. Marburg DNA harbors:
- the lysS gene encoding lysine--tRNA ligase, with protein sequence MKHWIERIADELKDRDVDEHVVASGTSISGSIHIGNSCDVFIASSISKSLEKDGFRSRTVWIADDHDPLRKVPYPLPESYEKYLGVPYSMIPCPEGCCESFVEHFQRPFLDALERFRIRVEHHSGALMYTEGAYNDYIRTSLRRAGEIREIFNRFRERPLRDDWLPYNPICERCGRVNTTEAYDFSGDTVRYRCECGFDGEMDIKSGLGKLTWRVEWAARWKILGVTCEPFGKDHAASGGSYDVSSIISEEIFDYPAPYPVPYEWITLRGEAMSKSRGVFFTPGQWLEIGPPESLNYFIFRSKPMKHKDFNPDMPFLDLMDQFDRTERIYYGMEEAASEKEEQKLKRIYRVSMIDGPDLPLRPSYRFMTVAYQIAGEDLERLYGILKRNSQLPDEFMDREIEDLTDKQLTQLRERVENVKNWLKLYAPDFVKFHVQDELPQVELSEPQRKFLEELACVLESGNMSPEELHDEMYSILRKHGLKPQKAFQAIYKVLIGKKMGPRAASFLLSLERDFVVKRLRLKA encoded by the coding sequence TTGAAGCACTGGATTGAAAGGATAGCCGATGAACTTAAGGACAGGGATGTTGATGAGCACGTTGTTGCAAGCGGAACATCCATATCAGGCTCGATACACATAGGAAACTCCTGCGACGTTTTCATAGCAAGCTCAATATCAAAGTCACTTGAAAAGGATGGGTTCAGATCAAGGACCGTCTGGATAGCAGACGACCATGACCCCCTCAGAAAGGTCCCCTATCCCCTCCCAGAAAGTTACGAGAAGTACCTGGGAGTGCCCTACTCCATGATCCCCTGCCCTGAGGGCTGCTGCGAGAGTTTCGTGGAACACTTCCAGAGACCCTTCCTGGATGCCCTTGAAAGGTTCAGGATAAGGGTCGAGCACCACTCAGGGGCTCTGATGTACACCGAAGGGGCCTACAATGACTACATAAGAACCTCCCTGAGGAGGGCCGGTGAGATAAGGGAGATATTCAACAGGTTCAGGGAAAGGCCCCTGAGGGATGACTGGCTCCCCTACAACCCCATCTGTGAGAGGTGCGGGCGTGTGAACACCACAGAGGCATATGATTTCAGCGGGGACACAGTGAGGTACCGCTGTGAATGTGGATTCGATGGGGAGATGGACATAAAGTCAGGGCTCGGTAAACTCACCTGGAGGGTTGAGTGGGCCGCGAGGTGGAAGATCCTGGGCGTCACCTGCGAACCCTTCGGTAAGGACCATGCCGCAAGCGGTGGCTCATATGATGTGAGCAGCATAATCTCAGAGGAGATATTCGATTACCCTGCCCCCTACCCGGTCCCCTATGAGTGGATAACCCTCAGGGGGGAGGCCATGTCCAAGTCAAGGGGTGTATTCTTCACACCAGGCCAGTGGCTTGAGATAGGACCCCCCGAGAGCCTCAACTACTTCATATTCCGGAGTAAACCCATGAAACACAAGGACTTCAACCCTGACATGCCATTCCTTGACCTCATGGACCAGTTCGACAGGACAGAGAGGATCTACTATGGTATGGAGGAGGCTGCCTCAGAGAAGGAGGAGCAGAAACTCAAAAGGATTTACCGGGTCTCAATGATAGACGGCCCGGATCTCCCGCTGAGGCCATCCTACCGCTTCATGACCGTGGCCTACCAGATCGCAGGGGAAGACCTTGAAAGGCTCTACGGTATCCTCAAAAGGAACTCACAGCTTCCAGATGAGTTCATGGACAGGGAAATTGAAGATTTAACAGACAAACAGTTAACCCAGCTGAGGGAACGGGTTGAAAATGTTAAAAACTGGCTCAAACTCTATGCCCCAGACTTCGTGAAGTTCCATGTCCAGGACGAACTCCCCCAGGTTGAACTCTCAGAGCCCCAGAGGAAGTTCCTAGAGGAACTTGCATGCGTCCTTGAGTCAGGGAATATGAGCCCGGAGGAGCTCCACGACGAAATGTATAGCATACTGAGAAAGCATGGGCTTAAACCCCAGAAGGCATTCCAGGCCATATATAAGGTTCTGATAGGTAAGAAGATGGGTCCAAGGGCTGCATCATTCCTCCTTTCACTTGAAAGGGACTTCGTGGTAAAAAGGCTCCGCTTGAAGGCCTGA
- the thiC gene encoding phosphomethylpyrimidine synthase, whose product MTQMDEAKKGVITEEMKAVAEAENVTPEFIRRGVASGRIAIPSNLNRDDVAPVGIGEGLRTKVNATIGTSTDIVDFEMEQKKARVAIENKADTLMELSVGGDLDEIRRRILDLSPIPVGSVPVYQAAIETIRKEGAAIYMDEEVMFKAIEKQAKDGIDFMAIHCSVNRETLRRLKRQGREGGLVSRGGAFVSAWMVENGLENPLYENFDYILEIAKEHDFVMSMANAMRAGAIADSTDRAQVQELIVLGELIDRARDAGVQTIVEGPGHIPLNEIKANVILQKKLCRGAPFYMLGPIVTDIGAGYDHIVSSIGAAASAAAGADFICYVTPAEHLALPYPDDVKEGVIATRIGAYVGDMAKGIHSGEKDLEMANARKKLNWEAQFDAAMCPAEARRIRDERPPEDPDTCTMCGEYCAVKIVNEWLDSADTRIFD is encoded by the coding sequence ATGACTCAAATGGATGAAGCTAAAAAAGGTGTTATAACAGAAGAAATGAAGGCGGTGGCAGAGGCGGAGAATGTCACCCCAGAATTCATAAGAAGAGGAGTTGCCAGTGGGAGAATAGCCATCCCCAGCAACCTGAACAGGGACGATGTTGCCCCGGTAGGTATAGGTGAGGGTTTAAGGACCAAGGTCAACGCCACCATAGGGACATCCACCGACATCGTGGACTTCGAAATGGAGCAGAAAAAGGCCCGTGTTGCCATTGAAAACAAGGCAGACACCCTCATGGAGCTCTCAGTGGGAGGGGACCTCGACGAGATAAGGAGACGCATACTGGACCTTTCACCCATACCCGTTGGAAGCGTGCCCGTGTATCAGGCAGCCATCGAGACCATAAGGAAGGAGGGCGCTGCCATCTACATGGACGAGGAAGTCATGTTCAAAGCCATTGAGAAGCAGGCAAAGGATGGTATAGACTTCATGGCCATACACTGCAGTGTCAACAGGGAGACCCTCAGGAGACTCAAGAGGCAGGGCCGTGAGGGTGGCCTTGTGAGCAGGGGAGGGGCCTTTGTATCAGCCTGGATGGTTGAAAACGGACTGGAAAACCCCCTCTATGAGAACTTCGATTACATACTGGAGATAGCCAAGGAACACGACTTTGTCATGTCCATGGCCAACGCAATGAGGGCCGGTGCCATTGCAGACTCAACCGACCGTGCCCAGGTCCAGGAACTCATAGTGCTGGGTGAACTCATCGACAGGGCCAGGGATGCCGGTGTCCAGACCATCGTTGAGGGGCCGGGCCACATACCCCTCAATGAGATAAAGGCCAACGTCATACTCCAGAAGAAACTCTGCCGTGGAGCCCCATTCTACATGCTGGGACCAATAGTCACGGATATAGGGGCCGGCTATGACCACATAGTCTCATCAATAGGTGCCGCTGCATCTGCGGCTGCAGGTGCGGACTTCATCTGCTATGTTACACCTGCAGAGCACCTTGCACTCCCCTACCCTGACGATGTGAAGGAGGGGGTCATTGCAACAAGGATCGGGGCCTACGTGGGTGACATGGCCAAGGGAATCCACAGTGGGGAGAAGGACCTTGAAATGGCCAACGCCCGTAAGAAGCTCAACTGGGAGGCCCAGTTCGATGCAGCCATGTGCCCTGCAGAGGCAAGGCGCATAAGGGACGAGCGTCCACCTGAGGATCCAGACACCTGCACCATGTGCGGTGAGTACTGCGCTGTTAAGATTGTCAACGAGTGGCTTGACAGTGCAGATACCAGGATCTTCGACTGA
- a CDS encoding carbohydrate kinase family protein, protein MNEDRDLLAVGHTAFDYIIQLDKFPEPNSSTAIRRMRNLHGGAAANVALVGSKLGLRTSLVSAVGGDFEGSEYRRLLEASGIDISSMIVVKAETTPTAFVMTDADHNQISYFYWGAAAQFRESEIPRRVIESARAVHLATGDPSFNCRCGEFARSLGKIISFDPGQDLHMYSRSQLERAVGVCDILFGNHHEIDRICSRLEVDVDGLIEMGPDVVVKTYGRDGSVIYADDVIKIDAIPREAADPTGAGDSYRAGFMRAYLAGADLMDCGRFASAVASFIVEEEGTQTNIPDLESAVRRFKRHWGYEPPI, encoded by the coding sequence ATGAATGAAGACAGAGACCTTCTTGCTGTTGGACATACCGCCTTTGACTACATAATACAGCTTGATAAATTTCCCGAACCCAACTCATCAACGGCCATAAGGAGGATGAGGAACCTCCATGGTGGGGCTGCAGCAAACGTAGCCCTGGTGGGGTCAAAGCTGGGGCTTAGAACATCACTTGTATCAGCCGTTGGAGGCGACTTTGAGGGATCAGAGTACAGGAGGCTCCTTGAGGCCAGCGGCATAGATATAAGCTCCATGATTGTGGTGAAAGCTGAAACAACACCAACCGCCTTTGTGATGACAGATGCCGACCACAACCAGATAAGCTACTTCTACTGGGGTGCCGCGGCGCAGTTCAGGGAGAGCGAGATCCCGCGCAGAGTGATAGAATCTGCCAGGGCGGTCCACCTTGCAACCGGAGACCCCTCCTTTAACTGCAGGTGCGGTGAATTCGCAAGGTCGCTGGGGAAGATCATATCCTTCGATCCGGGACAGGACCTCCACATGTACTCCAGGAGCCAGCTTGAGAGGGCTGTGGGGGTATGCGACATCCTCTTCGGTAACCACCACGAGATAGACCGCATATGCTCCAGACTGGAGGTTGATGTTGATGGCCTCATAGAGATGGGCCCGGATGTTGTGGTTAAGACCTACGGCAGGGATGGAAGTGTTATCTATGCCGATGATGTGATTAAAATCGATGCAATACCCCGGGAGGCTGCCGATCCCACAGGGGCCGGTGACTCATACAGGGCAGGGTTCATGAGGGCCTACCTTGCCGGTGCAGACCTCATGGACTGTGGTAGGTTTGCATCGGCGGTTGCATCCTTCATAGTCGAGGAGGAGGGGACCCAGACAAACATTCCAGATCTGGAATCTGCTGTGAGACGCTTTAAGAGGCACTGGGGTTATGAACCCCCAATATAA
- a CDS encoding LysR family transcriptional regulator, with protein MDIEPLPGMKINGHELDHRFLETLRVIGETFSQRKAARILGVTPQVLNRRVLRVESLLGVKLVKSSGAGSELTPEGMEILRTYMRHLKVLSGSGRLMVAAGYISSNLAEVFIERFGVEASLFSCCDADLFHLAERSILDVIFLDDPLQAYQRGLDFVPVAYDHLVLVGSDARTMRELDGSSFVGVEGSAQRLAWEVLSDSGVSFEIVREVRSPYHAQRIVKNEQELMTFLSASQFSGSEILKNETRHVISAVVCRESEGVEEFMDFIRREGQEAVLEAGFEPLH; from the coding sequence ATGGATATTGAACCCCTCCCTGGAATGAAGATCAACGGCCATGAACTGGATCACAGATTCCTTGAGACCCTCCGTGTAATCGGGGAAACCTTCTCCCAGAGGAAGGCTGCAAGGATACTCGGTGTGACACCACAGGTTTTAAACAGGAGGGTTCTGCGGGTGGAATCTCTCCTGGGTGTTAAACTCGTAAAAAGCAGTGGTGCAGGATCAGAACTCACACCAGAGGGTATGGAGATCCTCAGAACCTACATGCGCCACCTGAAAGTCCTCAGTGGGTCAGGGAGGCTCATGGTTGCGGCGGGTTATATTTCATCAAACCTTGCCGAGGTCTTCATTGAGAGGTTCGGAGTGGAGGCATCCCTGTTTTCATGCTGTGATGCTGACCTCTTCCACCTTGCAGAAAGAAGCATCCTTGATGTGATCTTCCTTGACGATCCCCTCCAGGCCTACCAGAGGGGCCTCGACTTCGTGCCTGTTGCATATGACCACCTGGTGCTTGTGGGTAGTGATGCGAGAACCATGAGGGAACTTGATGGCTCATCATTCGTTGGGGTTGAGGGTTCAGCCCAGAGGCTGGCCTGGGAGGTGCTCTCAGATTCCGGTGTCAGTTTTGAAATTGTGAGGGAGGTTCGGTCCCCATACCATGCCCAGAGGATAGTTAAAAACGAGCAGGAACTCATGACATTCCTCAGTGCAAGCCAGTTCAGTGGCTCTGAAATCCTCAAGAATGAGACCCGGCATGTTATAAGTGCCGTGGTCTGCCGGGAAAGTGAAGGGGTTGAGGAATTCATGGATTTCATAAGGAGGGAGGGCCAGGAGGCTGTGCTGGAGGCGGGTTTTGAACCGCTACACTGA
- the hxlB gene encoding 6-phospho-3-hexuloisomerase, with product MIMREAIRDIVDNLEKMEREIDAETVDRFIDTLTSAGNVFVLGLGRSGLVAKAFAMRLMHLEINVFVVGETITPAINEGDALIAISGSGRTSYIVSAARIARERGAQVVAVTSHPESELGGIADLTVTVRGRTKIDGEKNYMKRQIRGNHHSRTPLGTLFEISALVFLDGLIAELMHRLDKREEDLNERHSVFE from the coding sequence ATGATAATGAGAGAGGCCATCAGGGATATAGTGGATAATCTGGAGAAGATGGAAAGGGAGATTGACGCCGAAACAGTTGATAGATTCATAGACACCCTCACATCCGCAGGAAACGTCTTCGTGCTTGGACTGGGGAGGTCGGGGCTAGTTGCAAAGGCCTTCGCCATGAGACTCATGCATCTTGAGATAAACGTCTTCGTGGTGGGTGAGACCATAACACCCGCAATAAATGAGGGTGATGCACTGATTGCAATATCAGGTTCAGGGAGGACAAGCTACATAGTCAGCGCTGCCAGGATAGCCAGGGAGAGGGGTGCCCAGGTCGTTGCTGTAACCTCACATCCAGAATCAGAACTTGGAGGGATAGCTGACCTCACCGTAACCGTGAGGGGCAGGACAAAGATCGATGGTGAGAAGAACTACATGAAGAGGCAGATACGGGGCAACCATCACTCAAGGACACCACTGGGTACACTATTTGAGATATCAGCCCTCGTCTTTCTGGACGGCCTCATAGCTGAACTCATGCACAGGCTTGATAAGAGGGAGGAGGACCTCAACGAGAGACACAGCGTGTTTGAATAA
- the fdhD gene encoding formate dehydrogenase accessory sulfurtransferase FdhD yields the protein MSLYREVEAFRVDDEMRRVPERIVNDLEVRIRINGGLEQRFTASPAALKEFATGYLLGEGLVDSVDDIRSMDITENLIDVEIESEDLEIRRELVMGSDCFGGWRQRVEMVEPVDSDFRVRAEDIFDAFRRMVKAATVWRLTGGTHVAALVTGDEFRVFEDVSRHVAVDKVLGSGAMDGVNFSRSFMVYSGRMPADMLIKVVRAGVPIIASNAAPTSSGYEAAGKTGLTMLGFVRGRRFNIYSHPERIILD from the coding sequence ATGTCACTTTACAGAGAGGTTGAGGCGTTCCGTGTGGATGACGAGATGCGGAGGGTCCCTGAAAGAATCGTGAATGACCTTGAGGTGCGTATAAGGATAAATGGGGGTCTGGAGCAGCGCTTCACTGCAAGTCCCGCTGCCCTTAAGGAATTCGCAACAGGCTACCTTCTCGGCGAGGGGCTCGTGGACTCGGTGGATGATATAAGATCCATGGATATCACAGAGAACCTCATCGACGTTGAGATAGAATCAGAGGACCTTGAGATAAGGCGTGAGCTTGTTATGGGCTCTGATTGCTTCGGTGGATGGAGGCAGAGGGTTGAGATGGTGGAACCAGTTGACTCAGACTTCAGGGTGAGGGCTGAGGACATATTCGATGCATTCAGGCGGATGGTGAAGGCAGCAACCGTGTGGAGGCTGACTGGAGGTACGCATGTTGCCGCCCTTGTGACCGGGGATGAATTCAGGGTGTTTGAGGATGTTAGCAGACATGTGGCGGTTGATAAGGTCCTGGGCTCCGGGGCCATGGACGGTGTTAACTTCTCCAGGAGCTTCATGGTCTACAGTGGCAGGATGCCCGCGGATATGCTTATAAAGGTTGTGCGTGCCGGGGTTCCCATCATAGCATCGAACGCCGCCCCAACATCATCAGGGTATGAGGCTGCAGGGAAGACCGGTCTTACAATGCTGGGATTTGTAAGGGGCAGAAGGTTCAACATATACAGCCACCCTGAGAGGATAATACTTGATTAG
- the nuoE gene encoding NADH-quinone oxidoreductase subunit NuoE — translation MDKKLKGIFSGYTGHASEIIPILQDIQDVYGYLPEHALEEVAGFTGVSKTHVYGVATFYAQFRFKPKGRKHIMVCTGTACHVSGAEQVLDALERHLGIGEGDVTEDMEYSLESVGCIGCCSLAPCAMVNDEVVSRIKPSRVSKIFPKKS, via the coding sequence ATGGATAAGAAATTGAAGGGGATATTCTCTGGCTACACAGGCCATGCCTCAGAGATCATACCCATCCTCCAGGATATTCAGGATGTCTACGGCTATCTGCCGGAACATGCCCTGGAGGAGGTTGCTGGTTTCACAGGGGTCAGTAAAACACATGTATACGGGGTTGCAACCTTTTATGCCCAGTTCAGGTTCAAACCAAAGGGAAGGAAGCACATAATGGTCTGTACAGGAACAGCGTGCCATGTGAGTGGGGCTGAACAGGTTCTGGATGCCCTTGAGAGGCACCTTGGCATCGGTGAGGGGGACGTCACAGAGGACATGGAGTACTCCCTGGAATCTGTGGGATGCATTGGCTGCTGCTCCCTGGCTCCATGTGCCATGGTGAACGATGAGGTTGTATCACGCATAAAGCCATCAAGGGTAAGCAAAATTTTCCCAAAAAAGTCTTAG
- a CDS encoding NADH-quinone oxidoreductase subunit NuoF: MFEDTAGRALDEYMSLFRDEPVIFLGSATCGRSAGAHEIERVLLERASELSVECSIVHTGCMGLCYAEPMVTVFNGDTRGAIYGPVNRRLAKRIIQELADGEEFSAIGSLNVAFNGDSFEPSYSIDFMEKQSRRILRRGGLIDPENINHYLATGGYRGLLRALEMKPEDIIEEVKDSGLRGRGGAGFPTWLKWSLCRQEESDVKYLVCNADEGDPGAFMNRSLIEGDPHSLLEGILIASYAVGAEEAYIYCRAEYPLALERLRTAISDLRDLGLLGEDILDSGFSLDIRIKEGAGAFVCGEETALIASIEGKRGMPRTRPPFPTTSGLWGKPTVINNVETLAAVSMIMQHGPEYFNTPGTEGSPGTKTFSLVGDVRRTGLIEVPLGTSLREVIHDIGGGVRDGELKAVQIGGPSGGCLPAELVDTGIDYDSLTSAGAIMGSGGLVVLSDHTCMVELARYFLEFTQRESCGKCVPCRVGTRQMLMILNDIVEGSGREEDLEILRDIAETVRAASLCGLGQTSPNPVLTTLRYFEREYRDHINGKCTAASCSQLMHYLIEAEKCDGCMACLKTCPADAIEGSKDEVHVIDQESCLKCGSCLDTCKRDAVLRVPGPYSPANQD, encoded by the coding sequence ATGTTTGAAGATACTGCAGGAAGGGCACTGGATGAATACATGTCCCTCTTCAGGGACGAACCGGTGATATTCCTGGGTTCAGCAACCTGTGGAAGATCCGCGGGGGCTCATGAAATAGAGAGGGTATTGCTTGAGAGGGCTTCTGAGCTCTCAGTTGAATGCAGCATTGTACACACTGGATGCATGGGCCTCTGCTACGCCGAACCCATGGTTACCGTATTCAACGGTGATACCCGTGGCGCCATCTATGGACCAGTGAACAGGAGACTTGCAAAGAGGATAATTCAGGAGCTCGCTGATGGTGAAGAATTCTCAGCCATTGGCTCTCTTAATGTGGCCTTCAATGGTGACTCATTTGAACCCTCCTACAGCATTGACTTCATGGAGAAACAGTCAAGGAGGATACTCAGAAGAGGCGGTCTCATAGACCCTGAGAACATCAATCATTACCTGGCGACAGGAGGATACCGGGGGCTCCTCAGGGCACTGGAGATGAAACCTGAGGATATCATTGAAGAGGTTAAGGATTCCGGACTCAGGGGCCGTGGGGGGGCAGGATTCCCCACCTGGCTCAAGTGGAGCCTCTGCCGCCAGGAGGAATCCGATGTGAAGTACCTGGTATGCAACGCCGACGAGGGCGACCCGGGTGCCTTCATGAACCGTTCACTCATAGAGGGGGACCCCCACTCCCTCCTGGAGGGGATACTCATAGCATCATATGCTGTGGGTGCAGAGGAGGCCTACATCTACTGCAGGGCAGAGTACCCCCTTGCCCTTGAAAGACTCAGAACCGCAATATCTGACCTCCGGGATCTCGGACTCCTAGGGGAGGACATCCTTGACTCGGGCTTCAGCCTTGATATAAGGATAAAGGAGGGGGCAGGGGCATTTGTATGTGGAGAGGAGACAGCCCTCATAGCATCCATTGAGGGTAAAAGGGGGATGCCCCGTACCAGACCACCATTCCCAACAACAAGCGGCCTTTGGGGGAAGCCAACTGTTATAAACAATGTGGAGACACTTGCAGCTGTCTCAATGATAATGCAGCATGGTCCAGAGTACTTCAACACCCCGGGAACGGAGGGGAGTCCCGGGACCAAGACCTTCTCCCTTGTGGGAGATGTGAGGAGAACCGGGCTCATAGAGGTCCCCCTGGGCACAAGCCTGAGGGAGGTCATCCACGACATTGGTGGGGGTGTAAGGGACGGTGAGCTCAAGGCCGTCCAGATAGGGGGACCATCAGGCGGATGCCTCCCGGCCGAACTTGTTGACACGGGCATAGACTATGATTCACTGACATCTGCCGGCGCAATAATGGGTTCAGGGGGCCTCGTGGTTTTATCTGACCATACATGCATGGTTGAACTTGCAAGGTACTTCCTTGAGTTCACTCAGCGGGAATCATGCGGAAAGTGTGTCCCGTGCCGTGTGGGTACAAGGCAGATGCTCATGATACTCAATGATATAGTTGAGGGTTCAGGAAGAGAGGAGGACCTGGAGATTCTGAGGGACATCGCAGAAACCGTCAGGGCAGCCTCCCTCTGTGGCCTTGGCCAGACATCCCCCAACCCTGTTCTAACCACACTCAGGTACTTTGAAAGGGAATACCGGGATCACATAAACGGAAAATGCACCGCAGCATCATGCAGCCAGCTCATGCACTACCTCATAGAAGCGGAAAAATGTGATGGATGCATGGCATGCCTGAAGACATGTCCTGCAGACGCCATTGAGGGTTCAAAGGATGAGGTGCATGTTATAGATCAGGAAAGTTGCCTCAAGTGTGGGTCCTGCCTCGACACATGTAAGAGAGATGCTGTTCTGAGGGTTCCGGGGCCATACTCCCCGGCCAATCAGGACTGA
- the moaA gene encoding GTP 3',8-cyclase MoaA: protein MQVHDNHRRPLVSLRISVTGRCNVSCIYCHRDGILRSDEEMSPEDIENICRVASDLGVKKIRLSGGEPLIRDDIVEIVEKINSIGFRDISITTNGTLLEDLSVPLRDAGLDRVNVSFDTLKPETYRFITRKDYLERVKAGIEGAVMAGLDPVKINMVILRGVNHHEIWDMFEFCRQQGAVLQIIELLKTDSCPDNGVERYHCDITPIEAELAEMADRIMTRKFMQDRKKYFIGDGEVEVVRPMDNTRFCANCTRLRVTPDGKLKPCLLRNDNLVDTKEALSSGDLEGLRELFLEAIRRRSPYYQS from the coding sequence ATGCAGGTCCATGATAACCACAGAAGACCGCTGGTATCGCTGAGAATATCTGTGACGGGGCGCTGCAATGTCAGCTGTATCTACTGCCACCGGGACGGGATCTTACGTTCAGACGAGGAGATGAGCCCAGAGGATATAGAGAACATATGCAGGGTGGCCTCTGACCTTGGTGTGAAGAAAATAAGGCTTTCAGGTGGCGAGCCCCTCATAAGGGATGATATTGTTGAGATAGTCGAGAAGATAAACAGTATCGGATTCAGGGATATCTCCATAACAACCAACGGGACCCTCCTTGAGGACCTCAGCGTCCCCCTGAGGGATGCCGGGCTTGACCGGGTCAATGTCAGCTTCGACACCCTCAAACCTGAAACCTACCGGTTCATAACCAGGAAGGACTACCTTGAGAGGGTTAAGGCGGGAATAGAAGGTGCCGTTATGGCCGGCCTCGACCCTGTCAAGATAAACATGGTGATACTGAGGGGTGTCAATCACCATGAGATATGGGACATGTTTGAGTTCTGCCGTCAGCAGGGCGCGGTGCTGCAGATAATAGAACTACTGAAAACCGACAGCTGCCCTGATAATGGGGTGGAGAGGTACCACTGCGACATAACCCCCATTGAGGCTGAACTGGCAGAGATGGCTGACCGTATAATGACAAGGAAGTTCATGCAGGACCGCAAGAAGTACTTCATCGGGGACGGGGAGGTGGAGGTTGTGAGGCCCATGGACAACACGAGGTTCTGTGCAAACTGTACAAGGCTGAGGGTAACCCCTGATGGGAAGCTTAAGCCATGCCTCCTCCGGAATGACAACCTGGTTGACACCAAGGAAGCCCTCAGCTCCGGTGACCTTGAGGGTCTCCGTGAACTCTTTCTTGAGGCCATCAGAAGAAGGTCCCCCTACTATCAGTCCTGA
- the mobB gene encoding molybdopterin-guanine dinucleotide biosynthesis protein B: MRIVWVTGTKDTGKTALVEKIVRKLVDAGYRVATLKHTHGGFDFPGKDTDRHRKAGAEIVAGTGRETFFLIERGMDLPEVVGVLEMLDDIDFLVVEGFKSMEYANISTSTPGEFTLKVVDPFKIDEVDDLIELIERRSYGLLQDLNCGKCGFESCREFAKAKVQGDADDTNCKSQPDRVLLRVNGKPVPLNPFVQNFIARTVLGMVDALDTESLKHQKVDLIIKRPD; this comes from the coding sequence ATGAGGATAGTATGGGTGACAGGCACCAAGGACACCGGCAAAACCGCCCTGGTTGAGAAAATCGTCAGAAAACTCGTGGATGCGGGTTACCGGGTCGCGACCCTCAAGCATACCCATGGGGGATTTGATTTTCCAGGCAAGGACACTGACAGGCACCGGAAGGCCGGTGCAGAGATAGTTGCAGGAACTGGAAGGGAAACCTTCTTCCTTATCGAGAGGGGGATGGACCTCCCTGAGGTTGTGGGTGTCCTTGAGATGCTGGACGACATCGACTTCCTTGTGGTTGAGGGCTTCAAGTCAATGGAGTATGCCAACATATCAACATCCACACCGGGAGAATTCACCCTGAAGGTTGTTGATCCATTCAAAATCGATGAAGTGGATGACCTGATTGAGCTCATAGAAAGAAGAAGCTACGGCCTCCTTCAGGACCTCAACTGCGGTAAGTGCGGCTTTGAATCATGCAGAGAGTTTGCAAAGGCAAAGGTTCAGGGTGATGCAGATGATACAAACTGTAAGAGCCAGCCTGATAGGGTTCTCCTCAGGGTAAATGGAAAACCCGTCCCCCTGAACCCCTTCGTCCAGAACTTCATAGCAAGGACTGTTCTCGGCATGGTGGATGCCCTTGATACAGAAAGCCTTAAACATCAAAAGGTTGATCTCATCATAAAAAGACCAGACTAA